The proteins below come from a single Tissierella sp. MB52-C2 genomic window:
- a CDS encoding sensor histidine kinase, with protein MNKTYKYNRYLYKAVLILIGMDVIYRCRDNNIKALICFVLFLVIVINDYLRQKYFYKTVKEYYSSIALGMIINLILSLHIEGYIDIYFYLILYELILYGEGKISRLFISLEVISLLALISFRMISGYDNIGYYDILGIIMVSTGICFYLVSLFGYKALRKEKREVERLNKELELSYEKLKEQSKKIEELTISKERNRVAEEIHDNLGHNLIALNMNLDVAEKIIDRDMDKAKELINKSYILAKRSMEDLRKAVYALKEKVTKTFIDSLKEIVANIEYTGKVKIILDVEESIEEILPEYKDIIYTSIKEIITNSVKHGKCDEINISIKLSIEEINIIVADNGVGCDEFVKGNGLLGIEKRIMDYKGKINYDNSISKGFKIELVLPNL; from the coding sequence ATGAATAAAACTTACAAGTACAATCGTTATTTATATAAGGCAGTACTGATTCTTATAGGGATGGACGTTATTTATCGTTGTAGAGACAATAATATTAAGGCATTAATTTGCTTTGTATTATTTTTAGTAATAGTAATAAATGATTATCTAAGGCAAAAATATTTTTATAAAACTGTAAAAGAATATTATTCATCTATAGCTTTGGGAATGATAATAAACCTAATATTATCATTGCATATAGAGGGATATATAGATATATATTTTTATCTGATTTTGTATGAATTAATTTTATATGGAGAAGGAAAAATTTCAAGATTATTTATATCATTAGAAGTAATATCTCTTCTAGCTCTAATTTCATTTAGAATGATATCAGGTTATGATAATATAGGTTATTATGATATATTGGGTATTATTATGGTATCAACGGGAATATGTTTCTATTTAGTAAGTTTATTTGGATATAAAGCCTTAAGAAAAGAAAAAAGAGAAGTAGAACGACTAAATAAGGAATTGGAATTATCTTATGAAAAACTAAAGGAGCAATCGAAAAAAATAGAAGAATTAACTATAAGTAAAGAAAGAAATAGAGTAGCGGAAGAAATTCATGATAATTTAGGTCATAATCTTATAGCTTTAAATATGAATCTAGATGTGGCAGAGAAGATTATAGATAGAGACATGGATAAAGCTAAAGAGCTAATAAATAAATCCTATATACTGGCTAAGAGAAGTATGGAGGATTTGAGAAAGGCTGTTTATGCCTTAAAGGAGAAAGTCACCAAAACATTTATAGATTCCTTAAAAGAAATAGTTGCTAATATAGAGTATACAGGAAAGGTTAAAATAATATTAGATGTGGAAGAGAGTATAGAGGAGATTTTACCTGAATATAAAGATATAATATATACTTCCATAAAAGAAATCATAACTAATAGTGTAAAACATGGTAAATGTGATGAAATTAATATAAGTATCAAGTTATCTATTGAAGAAATAAATATTATAGTGGCTGATAATGGAGTAGGCTGTGATGAATTTGTTAAAGGAAATGGATTGTTGGGAATTGAAAAAAGAATTATGGACTATAAAGGTAAGATAAATTATGATAACAGTATAAGTAAGGGATTTAAAATTGAATTAGTGTTGCCAAATTTATAA
- the ybaK gene encoding Cys-tRNA(Pro) deacylase codes for MSNIKTNAMRILDQMKVEYNTITYDKSDDRIDGISVSEKIGREPKFVYKTLVTQGHSKNIYIFLLPVHKELDFKKAAKLAGEKNIDMIPVKDVLKFTGYIRGGCSPIGMKKNYKTFLDTSALDIDKLIVSAGKIGVQVELPVSKLIEVVQAEVGSFITEY; via the coding sequence GTGTCCAATATAAAAACAAATGCTATGCGTATTTTAGACCAGATGAAAGTAGAGTATAATACCATTACTTATGATAAAAGTGATGATAGAATAGATGGAATTTCAGTTTCAGAAAAAATTGGCAGAGAACCAAAATTTGTTTACAAGACATTAGTAACTCAAGGTCATAGTAAAAATATTTATATTTTTCTTTTACCTGTACATAAGGAACTGGATTTTAAAAAAGCTGCAAAATTAGCAGGAGAAAAAAATATAGATATGATACCAGTAAAAGATGTATTAAAATTTACAGGCTATATAAGAGGTGGATGCTCCCCCATAGGGATGAAGAAGAATTATAAGACCTTTCTAGACACATCTGCTCTAGATATAGATAAGCTTATTGTAAGTGCAGGAAAGATTGGAGTTCAAGTGGAGCTTCCTGTATCTAAATTAATTGAAGTAGTACAGGCAGAGGTTGGGAGTTTTATTACTGAGTATTAG
- a CDS encoding pentapeptide repeat-containing protein — MEKTKDEIKILSPQIPARLENLDITDRDIQDEDFFSMGVISDCYIEEQRAEKVVFEKIIFRNVIFEDIFFRGLELTNVRFINCDLSNIDLSGAIIHRTEFIDCKMMGVKIIDGTFRNVVFNNCNLSYGNFRVSNFKQVIFMNCLLRNGDFQSVELSKVRFQENDMKQIQMSGTKLKDIDLSTCDIEGIGIRIEELYGAIISNTQVIDFAKLLGLVIKD; from the coding sequence GTGGAAAAAACAAAAGATGAAATAAAGATTTTATCGCCTCAAATTCCAGCGAGGTTAGAGAACTTAGATATAACTGACAGAGATATTCAAGATGAAGACTTTTTTAGTATGGGGGTTATAAGTGATTGTTATATAGAAGAACAAAGGGCAGAGAAAGTAGTATTTGAGAAAATTATATTTAGAAATGTTATATTTGAAGATATATTTTTTAGGGGACTTGAACTGACGAATGTGAGGTTTATTAACTGTGACTTATCTAATATAGATTTAAGTGGGGCAATTATACATAGGACGGAGTTTATAGATTGTAAGATGATGGGTGTAAAGATAATTGATGGAACCTTTAGAAATGTAGTATTTAATAATTGCAATTTATCCTATGGCAACTTTAGAGTTTCTAATTTTAAACAAGTAATTTTTATGAACTGCTTATTAAGAAATGGAGACTTTCAAAGTGTTGAACTTTCTAAAGTAAGATTTCAGGAGAATGATATGAAGCAAATACAAATGAGTGGAACAAAGTTAAAAGATATAGATTTAAGTACTTGTGATATAGAAGGGATAGGTATAAGAATAGAAGAACTATATGGAGCTATAATTTCAAATACACAAGTAATAGATTTTGCTAAACTATTGGGACTTGTGATTAAGGATTAG
- a CDS encoding YafY family protein: MMKIDRLLSIIVILLNKDNITAKELANRFEVSVRTIYRDIETINLAGIPIVSNQGRDGGFSILDNYKMSHQLLTLDDMTSIVIALKNIENFSHNKDIDLTIGKISNIVPKDKREEFDYYFNELIICDLPWGYRANFGDKEKYKIIYEGIRKEKLLHIGYRNRDGNITERRIEPMSLVLKGLNWYVFSYCLLRNSYRFFKLSRIHKIHLLEESFNRREMSYEDFKYKSISKNNMVDLILKFSPEAQQRVEELFYEEDIIISEDGYIIVRTSFPEDEWVYSMILSYGEYIEVLEPHYIKDIIKKRAQKIYEKY, from the coding sequence ATGATGAAAATAGATAGGCTGCTTTCTATTATAGTTATATTACTTAACAAAGATAATATAACTGCTAAAGAATTGGCTAATAGATTTGAAGTTTCAGTAAGGACTATATATAGAGATATAGAAACTATCAATTTAGCAGGCATCCCTATAGTATCTAACCAAGGCAGGGATGGAGGATTTAGTATTTTAGACAACTATAAAATGAGTCATCAGCTACTAACATTAGATGATATGACTTCAATTGTCATTGCACTAAAAAATATAGAAAATTTTTCACATAACAAAGATATTGACTTAACAATTGGTAAGATAAGTAATATTGTACCAAAGGATAAAAGAGAGGAATTCGATTATTATTTTAATGAGTTGATAATATGTGACTTGCCTTGGGGATATAGAGCTAATTTTGGAGATAAAGAGAAATATAAGATTATATATGAAGGAATAAGGAAAGAAAAGCTATTACATATAGGGTATAGAAATCGTGATGGAAATATAACAGAAAGAAGAATAGAGCCTATGAGTCTTGTGTTAAAAGGACTTAATTGGTATGTTTTTTCATATTGTCTTTTAAGAAATAGCTATAGATTTTTTAAGCTTTCTAGAATACATAAAATCCATTTATTAGAGGAAAGTTTTAATCGGAGAGAAATGAGTTATGAAGATTTTAAGTATAAAAGTATTTCTAAAAATAATATGGTAGATTTAATTTTAAAATTTTCTCCTGAAGCACAACAAAGAGTAGAAGAGCTTTTTTATGAAGAGGATATTATCATAAGTGAAGATGGTTATATTATAGTTAGAACTTCATTTCCAGAGGATGAATGGGTTTATTCCATGATATTAAGTTATGGTGAGTATATAGAAGTTCTAGAGCCACATTATATTAAAGATATAATCAAGAAGAGAGCACAAAAAATTTATGAAAAGTATTAA
- a CDS encoding zinc ribbon domain-containing protein, which produces MNQEYCQSCGMPMEDISLYGKEKDGSKSLDYCTYCYEDGSFRKPDETMEEMIETCIPFMKENGMAEEEARAILNNALPHLKRWSK; this is translated from the coding sequence ATGAACCAAGAATATTGTCAAAGCTGTGGAATGCCAATGGAAGATATTAGCCTTTATGGTAAAGAGAAAGATGGAAGTAAAAGTTTAGATTATTGCACCTATTGTTATGAAGATGGAAGTTTTAGAAAACCAGATGAAACAATGGAAGAAATGATAGAAACTTGTATACCTTTTATGAAGGAAAATGGAATGGCTGAAGAAGAAGCAAGAGCAATACTAAATAACGCCCTTCCACATTTAAAACGCTGGAGTAAATAA
- a CDS encoding ATP-binding cassette domain-containing protein, producing the protein MVIVANQLSKEYKIAQRKSGIIGGLQSIIHKEYKLINALDNISFEIDEGELVGYIGPNGAGKSTTIKILSGILTPNSGQCKVLGKIPYKERIDYVKDIGVVFGQRTQLWWDLPVIDSFELLKDIYKIPKGDYLKIKKELIEWLNLETFINTPVRQLSLGQKMRCELAASLLHSPQVLFLDEPTIGLDAVSKLAVREFIKKLNKEKGVTVILTTHDMDDIETLCNRVMVIGKGKILLDGSLQSLRDTVSKDRRLIIDIHEGASDFSIVGTTLIKEEKNRLVIDFDPDIITPADLINTLSTKYRIKDILIENTPIEEIIAKLYGELNI; encoded by the coding sequence ATGGTTATTGTAGCAAATCAGTTGTCTAAGGAATATAAAATAGCACAAAGAAAATCTGGTATAATAGGTGGACTACAAAGTATTATACATAAGGAATACAAATTAATAAATGCTCTAGACAATATATCCTTTGAAATAGATGAAGGAGAACTCGTTGGATATATTGGACCAAATGGAGCAGGAAAATCTACCACAATTAAAATATTGTCTGGCATATTAACACCAAATTCGGGACAATGTAAAGTTCTAGGAAAAATTCCATATAAGGAAAGAATTGATTATGTAAAAGATATAGGAGTAGTTTTTGGACAGAGAACTCAGCTATGGTGGGATTTACCTGTAATTGATTCCTTCGAACTTTTAAAAGATATTTATAAGATTCCAAAAGGAGATTACTTAAAGATTAAAAAAGAACTTATAGAATGGCTTAATCTAGAGACATTCATAAATACTCCAGTAAGACAACTAAGTTTGGGTCAAAAAATGCGATGTGAGTTAGCTGCATCATTACTTCATTCTCCACAAGTACTTTTCCTCGATGAACCTACCATAGGACTAGATGCCGTATCTAAATTAGCTGTTAGAGAATTTATAAAAAAACTCAATAAGGAAAAAGGAGTCACAGTAATACTGACAACCCACGATATGGATGATATTGAAACACTATGTAATAGAGTAATGGTAATAGGAAAGGGTAAAATTCTTTTAGATGGTTCTTTACAGTCTCTTAGGGATACAGTATCGAAAGATAGAAGATTGATTATAGACATTCATGAAGGAGCAAGTGACTTTTCCATAGTAGGAACAACTCTAATAAAAGAAGAAAAAAATAGGCTTGTCATAGATTTTGATCCAGATATAATAACCCCTGCAGATTTAATAAACACTTTATCTACTAAATATAGAATAAAAGACATATTAATAGAAAATACCCCCATTGAAGAAATTATTGCTAAATTATATGGAGAATTAAATATATGA
- a CDS encoding ABC-2 family transporter protein yields the protein MKAFLSIIKIRFNLLLQYRIAAFAGAVTQFFFGTIMVMVLYGFYSSSGVETPINYKSAITYIWIGQAMLGMLPWNGDSEIQNLIRTGNVTYELIRPMNLYNYWFARAFALRTAPTLLRSIPLFIIALLLPKDYSMELPLNTLAFIGWIVATFGALLISCTITNIINITTLYSISGDGIQRLLSSIVTLFSGMIVPLPLFPDKLKQLLNYLPFSGLVDIPARFFTGEILINQLPKYFLFQCSWALVIYIIGQWILNRKIKDLIVQGG from the coding sequence ATGAAAGCATTTTTATCTATTATAAAAATTAGATTTAATTTGTTGTTACAATATAGAATAGCTGCTTTTGCAGGGGCAGTGACTCAATTTTTCTTTGGAACTATTATGGTCATGGTTTTATATGGATTTTACAGTTCTTCAGGTGTGGAAACTCCTATTAATTATAAGTCTGCCATCACTTATATATGGATTGGTCAAGCTATGCTTGGAATGTTACCTTGGAATGGAGATAGTGAGATCCAAAATTTAATTAGGACAGGAAATGTAACATATGAGCTTATAAGGCCAATGAACCTATATAATTACTGGTTTGCAAGGGCATTTGCCCTAAGAACTGCTCCAACTCTACTTAGATCTATTCCTTTATTTATCATAGCCTTATTATTACCAAAAGATTATAGTATGGAATTACCACTAAATACTTTGGCTTTCATAGGATGGATAGTGGCTACCTTTGGAGCACTTCTGATTTCTTGTACCATAACAAATATAATAAACATAACTACTCTTTATTCTATTTCTGGAGATGGGATACAAAGACTATTATCATCTATAGTGACTTTATTCTCGGGAATGATAGTACCATTGCCCCTTTTCCCAGATAAGTTGAAACAATTATTAAATTATCTGCCCTTTAGTGGTTTAGTAGATATACCAGCTAGATTTTTTACTGGTGAAATTCTCATTAATCAACTACCAAAATATTTTTTATTTCAGTGTTCTTGGGCATTAGTAATTTATATAATTGGACAATGGATATTAAATAGAAAAATAAAAGATCTAATAGTACAAGGAGGCTAA
- a CDS encoding ABC-2 family transporter protein, with the protein MESIRLYFKYIKLNIESQLQYKASFIMMSVGHFLITFIEFLGIWVLFERFGNIRGFTFEEAALFYGIVHIAFAITEGWTRGFDIFPRLVRSGDFDRILLRPRTTVLQILGHDFQIMRIGRLFQGLVVLIWAVFKLNIRWTLGKTLLLIGSILGGNFLFSGLIVLQATLSFWSVQSLEIVNSFTYGGVQAAQYPISIYKPWFRKILIYIIPLATVNYFPALNILEKSQLFNYPIWLGWISPLIGLVFFIFSLLVWQLGVRYYTSTGS; encoded by the coding sequence ATGGAAAGTATAAGATTATATTTTAAATATATTAAATTGAATATAGAATCTCAGCTTCAATATAAGGCTTCTTTTATTATGATGTCTGTAGGTCACTTTTTAATAACTTTTATTGAATTTCTTGGTATATGGGTATTATTCGAAAGGTTTGGTAATATAAGAGGTTTTACTTTTGAAGAAGCTGCTTTATTTTATGGAATAGTTCATATAGCATTTGCTATTACAGAAGGATGGACTAGAGGATTTGATATTTTTCCTAGATTAGTTAGGTCAGGAGATTTTGATAGGATATTACTTAGACCAAGGACTACAGTATTACAAATTTTAGGGCATGATTTTCAGATAATGAGAATAGGAAGACTTTTCCAAGGTCTTGTTGTGCTTATATGGGCTGTATTTAAATTAAATATAAGATGGACTTTAGGTAAAACTTTACTATTAATTGGATCAATTTTAGGGGGAAATTTTCTATTTTCAGGACTTATAGTGCTTCAAGCTACTTTGTCTTTTTGGTCTGTTCAGAGTTTAGAAATAGTAAACTCCTTTACTTATGGTGGAGTACAAGCAGCCCAATATCCAATATCAATATATAAGCCTTGGTTTAGAAAAATACTTATATATATTATTCCCTTAGCTACAGTCAACTATTTTCCTGCCTTAAACATATTGGAAAAATCTCAATTATTCAATTACCCCATATGGCTAGGATGGATTTCGCCTTTAATTGGATTGGTGTTTTTTATATTTTCTCTACTTGTGTGGCAATTAGGAGTAAGATACTATACATCAACAGGTAGTTAA
- a CDS encoding MATE family efflux transporter produces MQKNINLTEGNISSTLTRLALPIMGTSFIQMMYNLTDMMWLGRLSTNAVAGAGTAGFFMWFGMSLVLISSIGVSVGVAQAHGRDDMEDAREYISNGLKLDIFIGLMYSLILLVFRNQVIGFFNLGDAEAIQMAIDYLVIVACGFIFNFVNPVYSAIFNASGNSVTPFIISSIGLVANMILDPVLIFGFGPIPAMGIKGAALATITAQFIVTLIYVFVSRKNRVLFSHLNLFKLPNMNYIKKIFKLGFPSSLQSGAHALISMVLTKILANWGPTPVAVSSVGSQIESISWMTAEGFSTAIAAFVGQNYGAKNYDRVEEGYYKGLRIVSIIGIFATFLLVFAGKPIFKIFTPNDLEAIEMGKTYLRILGFSQLFITIEIASTGGFNGIGKTYIPATTGIILNLLRIPGALILSSTILGMAGVWWSMSISTVFKGVILTALFIYILKRGLHKK; encoded by the coding sequence ATGCAAAAGAATATTAACTTGACAGAAGGAAATATATCCAGTACCCTTACTAGATTGGCATTGCCTATTATGGGTACATCTTTTATACAGATGATGTATAATCTAACAGATATGATGTGGCTAGGCAGACTTAGTACAAATGCCGTAGCTGGAGCAGGAACAGCAGGGTTTTTTATGTGGTTTGGTATGTCCCTTGTACTTATATCCTCAATAGGAGTAAGTGTAGGGGTAGCTCAAGCTCATGGAAGAGATGATATGGAAGATGCAAGAGAATACATATCAAATGGATTAAAACTAGATATATTTATAGGGCTTATGTATTCTCTAATTCTACTAGTATTTAGAAATCAAGTCATTGGCTTTTTTAATTTAGGAGATGCAGAAGCTATTCAAATGGCTATTGATTATTTAGTAATCGTGGCTTGTGGATTTATATTTAATTTTGTGAATCCAGTATATTCTGCTATATTTAATGCTTCAGGAAATAGTGTTACACCTTTTATTATTTCAAGTATTGGACTAGTGGCGAATATGATTTTAGACCCAGTTTTAATCTTCGGATTTGGGCCAATTCCAGCCATGGGAATAAAAGGGGCAGCATTAGCTACTATAACTGCACAATTTATAGTTACGTTAATATATGTATTTGTTTCAAGAAAAAATAGAGTTTTATTTTCACATTTAAACCTATTTAAATTACCTAATATGAACTATATTAAGAAAATATTTAAATTAGGATTTCCGTCTTCATTACAATCAGGAGCCCATGCATTAATATCTATGGTACTAACAAAAATATTAGCTAATTGGGGACCGACTCCTGTTGCAGTATCTTCTGTAGGTTCACAGATAGAATCAATATCCTGGATGACGGCAGAGGGTTTTTCTACTGCCATAGCAGCCTTTGTAGGACAAAACTATGGTGCAAAAAATTATGATAGGGTAGAAGAAGGTTATTATAAAGGACTTAGAATAGTAAGCATTATAGGTATATTTGCCACATTTTTATTAGTATTTGCAGGAAAACCAATATTTAAAATATTTACTCCAAATGATTTAGAAGCAATAGAAATGGGAAAAACATATCTAAGAATATTAGGATTTTCACAACTTTTTATAACTATTGAGATAGCATCTACAGGAGGTTTCAATGGAATTGGTAAGACATATATTCCAGCTACTACAGGAATTATATTAAACTTACTTAGAATTCCGGGAGCCTTGATATTATCAAGTACTATACTAGGAATGGCAGGAGTATGGTGGAGTATGAGTATTAGCACAGTATTTAAGGGAGTAATCTTGACTGCATTATTTATATATATTCTAAAGAGGGGGCTTCATAAAAAATAA
- a CDS encoding DUF1667 domain-containing protein: MNIIEKQCKVCPIGCSLKIIKDNNKYSVEGNRCNRGQEYGINEIKEPSRVLTSRVLLKNGPMSRLPVKTTDIIPENLVEKCMEIIKVTEVSAPVEKGDIIIENILDTGVNVIAARRVNSL, from the coding sequence ATGAATATAATTGAAAAACAATGTAAGGTCTGCCCTATAGGATGTAGTCTTAAAATTATCAAGGATAATAATAAGTATTCTGTTGAAGGCAATAGATGTAATAGAGGTCAAGAATATGGTATAAACGAAATCAAAGAACCCTCTAGAGTTCTTACATCTAGAGTATTACTTAAAAATGGTCCTATGAGTAGGCTACCAGTAAAGACTACTGATATTATTCCTGAAAATCTAGTAGAAAAGTGTATGGAAATCATCAAAGTAACTGAAGTATCTGCCCCTGTAGAAAAGGGAGATATTATTATAGAAAACATATTAGACACTGGTGTAAATGTGATTGCAGCCCGTCGAGTAAATAGTCTATAA
- a CDS encoding nitroreductase family protein, whose translation MDILKAIMTRRSIRRFTGEVITDEQLDTLLRAGFQAPSAHNFQPWNFVVLRDKDLLQKISQFHKYAKMLPNAGCAIVVCGDEEKQPAKGFLVEDCSAAIQNILLASHGMGLGAVWCGLYDSSDLVNSMSEVLELPDNIIPIGMVVVGNKDEEKEPSNNYDSNKIHYDKW comes from the coding sequence GTGGATATACTAAAAGCTATTATGACTAGAAGAAGTATAAGACGATTTACAGGAGAAGTAATTACTGATGAGCAATTAGATACCTTGCTTAGGGCTGGATTTCAAGCTCCATCTGCTCACAATTTTCAACCTTGGAACTTTGTAGTATTAAGGGATAAGGATTTACTTCAAAAAATATCTCAGTTCCATAAATATGCAAAGATGCTGCCTAACGCTGGATGTGCAATAGTAGTTTGTGGAGATGAAGAAAAACAACCTGCTAAGGGATTTTTAGTAGAAGATTGTTCTGCTGCCATACAAAATATTCTTCTAGCTTCCCATGGAATGGGATTAGGAGCAGTATGGTGTGGATTATATGATTCATCTGATTTAGTAAATTCTATGAGTGAAGTTTTAGAGCTGCCAGATAATATAATTCCTATAGGTATGGTAGTAGTAGGAAATAAAGATGAAGAAAAAGAGCCATCTAATAATTACGACAGTAATAAAATACATTATGATAAATGGTAA
- a CDS encoding MgtC/SapB family protein, which translates to MISKIEIIARLLLSAIIGGFIGVEREVNNRPAGLRTHILVTLGSTLIMLISIDGFLRLGEGVPKGDPARLAAQVVSGIGFLGAGTIMRTGNNISGLTTAASLWVCAGIGLAIGSGYYLGAIVTTFIVLVTLMSVGIFEKRILRKKYKAIEVIATNMPGIIGQIGVLFGKHYVSIKDIMILNNSGYDEENGIMEIRFIVKTPNNFNINNLYKEIYQIHGVISANFEGNIIPNNNDI; encoded by the coding sequence ATGATATCGAAAATTGAAATAATTGCAAGACTTTTATTATCCGCCATAATAGGGGGGTTTATAGGGGTTGAAAGGGAAGTCAACAATAGACCTGCAGGTCTTAGAACTCATATTTTAGTAACATTAGGTTCTACCTTAATCATGCTTATTTCTATTGATGGGTTTTTAAGACTTGGTGAAGGTGTACCAAAAGGTGATCCAGCCAGATTAGCAGCCCAAGTTGTAAGTGGAATAGGTTTTCTTGGTGCAGGAACTATTATGAGAACAGGAAATAATATTAGTGGGCTTACTACTGCCGCCAGCCTTTGGGTCTGTGCTGGTATTGGGCTAGCCATAGGATCAGGATACTATTTAGGGGCAATTGTTACTACATTCATAGTTTTAGTTACTTTAATGAGTGTAGGAATATTCGAAAAGAGAATATTAAGGAAAAAATATAAAGCTATTGAAGTCATAGCTACAAATATGCCGGGTATTATTGGTCAAATAGGAGTACTTTTTGGAAAACATTATGTATCTATTAAAGATATTATGATATTAAATAATAGTGGTTATGATGAAGAAAATGGAATTATGGAAATCCGTTTTATAGTTAAAACACCTAATAATTTTAATATTAATAACCTATATAAAGAAATTTATCAGATTCATGGAGTTATAAGCGCAAATTTTGAGGGAAATATCATACCAAATAATAATGATATATAA
- a CDS encoding peptidylprolyl isomerase — protein sequence MNLDQLKMPQEGEEVVVISTNLGDIKIRLFPEAAPKAVENFKTHAENGYYDGVIFHRVIKDFMIQGGDPQGTGTGGESIWGAPFEDEFDPNYHNFRGALSMANAGPGTNGSQFFIVQSSSVDKKLMDQIKELGEKAGFSEDVINGYEELGGTPWLDFRHTVFGQVYEGMDIVDKIANEKVGANDKPAEQITMEKVEVKKVESK from the coding sequence ATGAACTTAGACCAATTAAAAATGCCTCAAGAGGGAGAAGAAGTAGTTGTTATTAGTACAAATCTTGGAGATATTAAAATAAGATTATTTCCAGAGGCAGCACCAAAGGCAGTGGAAAACTTTAAGACTCATGCTGAAAATGGATATTATGATGGAGTAATATTCCACAGAGTAATCAAAGACTTTATGATCCAAGGTGGAGATCCACAAGGTACAGGAACAGGTGGAGAAAGTATATGGGGAGCACCTTTCGAAGACGAGTTTGATCCAAATTATCATAACTTTAGAGGAGCATTGTCCATGGCAAATGCAGGACCAGGAACTAATGGCAGCCAATTCTTTATAGTTCAAAGTTCAAGTGTAGATAAGAAATTAATGGATCAAATAAAAGAATTAGGAGAAAAAGCAGGTTTTTCAGAAGATGTAATAAATGGATATGAAGAATTAGGTGGTACTCCATGGTTAGATTTTAGGCATACTGTATTTGGGCAAGTCTATGAAGGAATGGACATAGTAGATAAGATTGCAAATGAAAAAGTTGGAGCTAATGATAAGCCAGCAGAACAAATTACAATGGAAAAGGTAGAAGTAAAAAAAGTAGAATCTAAATAA
- a CDS encoding ABC transporter permease: MSNQKPSKEHEKYLVSLKKKNRNIFLTQISILILSLLLWEVAAYFNWIDTFLTSYPSQIWKLFLNYMKQGNLFYHIGISVMETIVGFLGGTLLGVIIAIGLWWSDFWARVLDPYLVMLNSLPKTALAPIIIIWVGAGYSGIIVTAITISIVVTIMNMFESFISVDNDQIRLLNTFGATKLQILQKIVIPSSIPALINTLKINIGLSWVGVIVGEFLVSKAGIGYLIVYGGQVFKLDIVMMSVFILAIISVLMYKMIALLEDKLKRW; encoded by the coding sequence ATGTCTAATCAAAAACCTTCTAAAGAACATGAAAAGTATTTAGTTAGTCTGAAGAAAAAAAATAGAAATATCTTCTTAACTCAAATAAGCATTTTAATACTAAGTCTTTTATTATGGGAAGTGGCAGCTTATTTTAACTGGATAGACACATTTCTAACCAGTTATCCATCTCAAATTTGGAAGCTGTTTTTAAATTATATGAAGCAGGGTAATCTATTCTATCATATTGGAATTTCAGTAATGGAGACTATAGTAGGATTTTTAGGTGGAACATTATTAGGTGTCATCATAGCCATTGGTCTTTGGTGGTCAGATTTTTGGGCTAGAGTGTTAGATCCCTATTTAGTAATGCTAAATAGTCTTCCTAAAACTGCCCTAGCACCTATTATAATTATTTGGGTTGGTGCAGGATATAGTGGCATCATAGTGACGGCTATTACCATATCTATAGTAGTTACCATAATGAATATGTTTGAAAGCTTTATATCAGTAGATAACGATCAAATAAGGCTATTAAATACCTTTGGTGCTACTAAACTGCAAATTCTACAGAAAATAGTGATTCCATCATCTATTCCCGCACTTATTAATACTTTAAAAATCAATATTGGATTGTCGTGGGTAGGCGTAATAGTGGGGGAATTTTTAGTTTCTAAAGCTGGTATAGGATATCTAATCGTCTATGGTGGCCAAGTATTTAAGCTAGATATTGTTATGATGAGTGTATTTATCCTAGCTATTATATCAGTATTAATGTATAAGATGATAGCATTATTGGAAGATAAACTGAAAAGGTGGTAA